Proteins from one Chitinophaga oryzae genomic window:
- a CDS encoding MBL fold metallo-hydrolase: MMEDLYYLKPNLVIEPLFKRWYAWSYLIPPATAAQNVTGRHMKIINSYIQAPQIHMEAVRNPKMKGGPFMDFGRNRVEEVRALREETLSSQQDLVALSDALKELDQLLKEHAKGYSLEPLYAKVPDILKGYVELNYDLNNQPSFRIVESLLYKSKYYQEQFQSIALWVTENDERPFVLSTPRLDEPNVLHLPVAFNDRVIDEIARMKHTPNTISYLKELLNVSREDEALLETFFTKDAPPPYQRYEGDKIRMRYFGHACILIETKEVSILVDPLISYYGYNTELARFSDMHLPPVIDYVLITHNHQDHILFETLLPLRHRIRNIVVPRGGYGQLQDPNLKMVLQQTGFKNVLELEEMGTLEMGDCTITGIPFFGEHSDLSISTKICHYLQINDFKIMFAADSCVVEPRLYEHVQKEIGKLDVLFLGMECDGAPLSWLYGPLLTRDLPRDMDASRRLAGSNFERGSAIVDIFQPAELYVYAMGQEPWLEFISSIKYTDESNPIVASNKLISECKEKGLAAERLFGEKEILYNKHKSPATAHPVL; encoded by the coding sequence ATGATGGAAGATTTGTATTATCTCAAGCCAAATCTGGTGATCGAACCATTATTTAAAAGATGGTATGCGTGGTCATACCTCATTCCACCGGCGACTGCCGCGCAAAATGTTACCGGCCGCCATATGAAGATCATCAATTCGTATATACAGGCGCCACAGATACACATGGAAGCCGTACGTAACCCTAAAATGAAAGGCGGGCCGTTTATGGACTTCGGACGAAACAGGGTGGAAGAAGTACGCGCGCTGCGGGAAGAAACATTGTCATCCCAGCAGGACCTGGTAGCGCTGTCCGACGCCTTAAAAGAGCTCGACCAGCTGCTGAAGGAACATGCCAAAGGATATTCCCTGGAACCGCTGTACGCTAAAGTGCCGGATATTCTCAAAGGATATGTGGAACTTAACTATGACCTGAACAACCAGCCCTCATTCCGCATCGTGGAGTCCCTGCTCTATAAAAGCAAATACTACCAGGAACAGTTCCAGAGTATCGCGCTATGGGTCACAGAGAACGATGAAAGACCTTTTGTGCTCAGCACTCCCCGGCTGGATGAGCCGAACGTGCTTCACCTGCCGGTAGCTTTCAATGACCGCGTGATCGACGAAATAGCCCGTATGAAACATACGCCTAACACGATCAGTTACCTGAAAGAACTGCTGAATGTTTCCAGAGAGGACGAAGCGCTGCTGGAAACCTTCTTCACAAAAGATGCGCCTCCTCCGTACCAGCGTTATGAAGGCGACAAGATCAGGATGCGCTATTTCGGGCATGCCTGCATTCTCATAGAAACAAAAGAGGTGAGCATACTGGTAGACCCGCTTATCAGCTATTACGGATACAATACGGAGCTCGCCCGTTTTTCCGATATGCATTTGCCGCCTGTAATTGATTATGTCCTGATCACCCATAACCATCAGGACCATATATTGTTTGAAACGTTGCTGCCGTTGCGTCACCGGATCAGGAATATAGTAGTCCCCCGCGGCGGCTATGGACAATTGCAGGACCCTAACCTGAAAATGGTGTTGCAACAAACCGGTTTTAAAAATGTGCTGGAGCTGGAGGAGATGGGTACCCTGGAAATGGGCGATTGTACCATCACCGGTATTCCCTTCTTCGGAGAACACTCTGACCTCAGCATTAGTACGAAGATCTGTCACTACCTGCAGATAAACGATTTTAAAATTATGTTTGCGGCAGATTCATGTGTGGTGGAACCCCGCCTGTATGAACACGTGCAGAAGGAAATAGGCAAACTCGATGTATTGTTCCTGGGCATGGAATGTGACGGTGCGCCGTTAAGCTGGCTGTACGGACCGTTGCTTACCAGGGACCTTCCCAGGGATATGGATGCTTCCAGAAGGCTCGCCGGATCTAATTTTGAAAGAGGAAGCGCTATTGTCGATATCTTTCAGCCGGCAGAGTTATATGTATACGCCATGGGGCAGGAACCCTGGCTGGAGTTTATCAGCAGCATCAAATACACCGATGAATCCAACCCTATCGTGGCCTCCAATAAGCTGATCAGCGAATGCAAAGAAAAAGGCCTCGCCGCTGAACGCCTGTTCGGTGAAAAAGAAATACTGTATAACAAACACAAGTCTCCCGCAACCGCACACCCCGTATTATAG
- a CDS encoding lanthionine synthetase LanC family protein, translating into MEILNTAAGVSPAAYRICQSIDRMEAPLTGADIKKVVPARCAFMLELFRRTGEQAVWNDLITLAAQLKTYQESPGYNYTLYGGRMGIAWFYLGLYRTSGENQWLQEARQIAMDYLQGESFRYSIIATSGVATGLAGILLVLLHVYKETQDPEILEGLEKIVLQLAFRAKQGRKGIHWGNATNCEGANTGFKNGAAGIALVLSEVSRYFSSGILEALAAKALEYEADYQADPVSAGYPGSEAQYGEGFFLLKYMQLMETENGDGGLPEGLPLRSVFRQDGYDILDAYLQSAYRRTCSLLKSLRPNVLQAYYSEYGMPDIAAFEKYIEAWLAAAEEHTDVTAVRVEFEREQFILSVRRSLGFRCRPVADDEAGVEQLEAQMPLSTERFLSLRLVHAPSVRTRSWEETMDLSRVLTVPAFASFFQHYGARFCICYLSLDDTLQDINPGIIRLVFEQFDQPLTIREAAQRIVTFIQQQPAPALALLKDHYYVTDDEQLFGKIVNLVIDGARLHMAEGILVTT; encoded by the coding sequence ATGGAAATACTGAATACAGCGGCGGGAGTGTCGCCGGCAGCATACCGGATCTGTCAGTCTATCGACCGGATGGAAGCTCCACTGACGGGTGCTGATATTAAAAAAGTGGTGCCTGCAAGGTGTGCTTTTATGCTGGAGCTGTTCCGTCGCACCGGTGAGCAGGCGGTATGGAACGATCTGATAACATTGGCCGCACAATTAAAAACTTACCAGGAATCCCCTGGCTATAATTATACGCTTTATGGCGGGCGGATGGGCATCGCCTGGTTTTATCTCGGGCTTTACAGGACCAGCGGGGAAAACCAATGGTTGCAGGAGGCGAGGCAGATAGCGATGGACTACCTGCAGGGAGAATCCTTCCGGTATAGCATCATCGCTACCAGCGGTGTTGCCACGGGGCTGGCTGGTATCCTGCTGGTGCTGCTGCATGTGTACAAGGAAACGCAGGACCCGGAAATACTGGAAGGGCTGGAAAAGATTGTGTTGCAGCTTGCCTTCCGTGCAAAGCAGGGGAGGAAGGGAATTCACTGGGGCAATGCCACTAATTGCGAGGGTGCCAACACAGGCTTTAAAAACGGTGCTGCCGGTATCGCGCTGGTACTGTCGGAAGTCAGCCGTTATTTTTCGTCCGGCATACTGGAGGCGCTGGCTGCCAAAGCGCTGGAATATGAAGCGGATTATCAGGCAGATCCCGTAAGCGCCGGCTATCCCGGCAGTGAGGCGCAGTATGGGGAAGGGTTCTTTCTGCTGAAGTACATGCAGCTAATGGAAACAGAAAACGGCGATGGTGGCCTGCCGGAGGGGTTGCCGCTACGGTCCGTTTTCCGGCAGGATGGATACGACATACTGGATGCATACCTGCAATCGGCTTACCGCCGGACATGTTCGTTGTTGAAATCGCTGCGGCCGAATGTCCTCCAGGCGTATTACAGCGAATACGGTATGCCGGATATCGCGGCATTTGAAAAATACATAGAAGCCTGGCTGGCAGCGGCGGAGGAGCATACCGATGTAACGGCCGTCAGGGTGGAATTTGAAAGAGAACAGTTTATCCTTTCCGTCAGGCGCTCACTGGGATTCAGATGCCGTCCGGTGGCGGATGACGAGGCGGGCGTAGAACAACTGGAGGCGCAGATGCCGTTGAGCACCGAGCGGTTTTTGTCACTGCGGCTTGTTCATGCCCCCAGTGTGAGGACACGCAGCTGGGAGGAGACAATGGACCTGTCGCGCGTGCTCACCGTACCAGCGTTTGCATCATTCTTCCAGCATTACGGTGCGCGTTTTTGTATTTGTTATCTTTCCCTCGACGATACCTTGCAGGATATCAACCCGGGCATTATCAGGCTGGTATTCGAACAGTTTGACCAGCCCCTCACCATCAGGGAAGCGGCACAACGCATTGTAACGTTTATACAGCAGCAGCCTGCTCCTGCATTGGCGTTGCTCAAAGATCATTACTATGTGACCGACGATGAACAGCTCTTCGGGAAAATAGTAAATCTGGTGATTGATGGCGCACGGCTCCATATGGCGGAAGGTATTCTGGTCACAACCTGA
- a CDS encoding DUF6734 family protein, which translates to MKIVQSFWTKPFLRSPDLLKDTRLNGGWPSRKYNYFSWALSCLQLRSFYDEVELVTDDLGKLMLIDKIGLPYTNVRVVMDKLDNYNPGLWALGKVYTYSIQDRPFLHVDNDVFIWQPFEDRVMSAPLAAQNLEGAASSYAATFNDICDKFPYIRPGIRELYGKKIIECSNAGILGGSDIAFFQEYTAEVFHFLKQNEEHLDHHMIHMNSTYINVVYEQVFFYWMAQAQQREVTYLFPDVIDFPNYIGYFHEALPNKNFVHCLGVFKQIRHVCNMLSRELKHRYPEYYYRIQELVASSEI; encoded by the coding sequence ATGAAAATTGTACAAAGTTTCTGGACCAAACCTTTTCTCAGGTCTCCTGATTTACTCAAGGACACAAGGCTCAATGGCGGCTGGCCTTCGAGGAAATACAACTATTTCAGCTGGGCGCTGTCCTGTTTGCAGCTACGTAGTTTTTATGACGAAGTAGAACTGGTAACAGATGATCTTGGTAAGCTGATGCTGATAGACAAGATCGGACTTCCCTACACGAACGTGCGTGTTGTCATGGACAAGCTGGATAATTATAACCCCGGGCTATGGGCATTGGGGAAGGTGTATACCTATAGTATACAGGACCGGCCGTTCCTGCACGTAGATAATGATGTGTTTATCTGGCAACCTTTCGAGGACAGGGTAATGTCAGCCCCGCTGGCGGCGCAGAACCTGGAAGGTGCTGCATCTTCCTACGCCGCTACATTTAATGATATCTGTGATAAATTCCCGTATATACGTCCGGGTATCAGGGAGCTGTACGGTAAGAAAATCATAGAATGCAGTAACGCAGGCATTCTGGGTGGATCAGACATTGCTTTTTTCCAGGAGTACACAGCCGAAGTGTTCCACTTCCTGAAGCAGAACGAAGAACACCTGGACCATCATATGATACATATGAACAGTACTTACATCAATGTGGTATATGAACAGGTGTTTTTTTACTGGATGGCGCAGGCGCAACAGCGGGAGGTGACCTACCTCTTCCCCGATGTGATAGACTTTCCCAACTATATCGGTTATTTCCATGAGGCATTGCCGAATAAGAATTTTGTACACTGCCTGGGCGTTTTCAAGCAGATCAGGCATGTGTGTAATATGCTGTCGCGGGAATTGAAGCACCGTTATCCCGAATATTATTATCGCATCCAGGAACTGGTTGCATCTTCTGAAATCTAA
- a CDS encoding sulfotransferase, translating into MTLQQSLKKKRYLLHKIYEHYRFVKPYMARNKKGGHTNTVTNISIFSEPRGGSTWMASLLTRLPQSVLVFEPMFLIPAYREIEPVQFVFNQYIPEETAWPEATEYFRKLYHQEIDSFSSLRLYYSNKSLRDIRNSRYFIYKDVNSNMLLPWLTRQFDINPIYLLRHPCAVISSQLKYRHWDYIQQDLRAYFPDPKDRHQELFEQYKDVIDKISKPEERLAAEWALHNVVPLKHPENNRRWITVSYEKLYNEPETELENIFSRLGVDMPAEIYSAIRKPSFTTINSSKSLIEQGGQLAAWKQSLTTAQVRNILQIVREFGIDVYDESPEPDYSRIYV; encoded by the coding sequence ATGACCCTCCAGCAATCACTTAAAAAGAAACGGTACCTCCTGCACAAAATCTACGAGCACTACCGGTTTGTAAAACCCTACATGGCCAGGAACAAAAAAGGCGGACACACCAACACTGTCACCAACATCAGTATCTTTTCAGAACCCAGGGGCGGTTCTACCTGGATGGCCTCCCTGCTTACAAGGCTGCCACAGAGCGTGCTGGTCTTCGAACCCATGTTTCTCATCCCTGCTTACCGCGAGATTGAACCCGTGCAGTTTGTATTCAATCAATACATACCGGAAGAAACAGCGTGGCCGGAAGCCACAGAGTACTTCAGAAAGCTCTATCACCAGGAGATTGACTCGTTCTCGTCACTCAGACTTTATTACAGCAACAAAAGCCTGCGCGATATCCGTAACAGCCGGTATTTCATCTACAAGGATGTCAACAGCAACATGCTGTTGCCCTGGCTTACCAGGCAATTCGATATCAACCCCATCTACCTCCTGCGTCACCCCTGCGCGGTTATCAGTTCTCAACTAAAATACCGGCACTGGGATTATATACAACAGGACCTGAGAGCCTACTTCCCTGATCCTAAAGACCGGCACCAGGAGCTGTTCGAACAATACAAAGATGTTATTGATAAAATATCAAAGCCGGAGGAGCGGCTTGCTGCAGAATGGGCCTTACACAATGTTGTTCCGTTAAAACACCCGGAAAACAACCGCCGGTGGATAACGGTATCCTACGAGAAATTATATAACGAACCTGAAACTGAACTGGAGAATATATTCAGCAGACTGGGGGTTGACATGCCTGCTGAAATATATTCCGCTATCCGGAAGCCCAGTTTCACCACGATCAACAGTTCCAAATCACTTATCGAGCAGGGAGGCCAGCTGGCTGCCTGGAAGCAGTCGCTAACCACGGCGCAGGTCCGCAACATCCTGCAAATCGTTCGTGAATTCGGTATAGACGTTTATGATGAATCACCGGAACCCGATTATAGCCGGATTTATGTTTAA
- a CDS encoding condensation domain-containing protein: protein MATTAIKNILDTLRARNVRISLNGERLQVEAARGVIDEQLRQLIKDNKEALVAYIRQVMRQEDITIQPAPMATSYPLSSSQRRLWILSQLEADDTAYHIAVGYRFEGTLEVQALEKAFQRLIERHEILRTVFRVQEDGEPVQVVLPAEHSGFSLLQDDLRDRHDKDEEIRKRLNEALMVPFTLTTPPLLRAGLYRTADDQWTLLAVIHHIVSDAWSMNILMQELMQFYFAESNGGPATTPLKIQYKDYASWQQQQLLHGGFDEHRAYWLSQFEQGAPVLRLRGDRPRPETKNYHGGTVRKEISHRLIQPLKTLTQENGTTLFAGLLATVQVLLSRYTGQREMVLGTLVAGRTHADLEDQIGFYVNTIALRLPLDAEKGFRQLLAAMKQTLSGAYKYQDYPFDELVKTLGASRDASRHPLFDVLVVLQDATPLTEKKTGVTDQLNVTLYDLPLTRNTSKFDLSFDFVETAAGLMLTIEYNSDIYLPASIYRMGDHLEKLLEVLLQSPDHAVGKADYLTENEKQALIAQAGHAAADYFMAKQQIQLAETAR from the coding sequence ATGGCAACCACAGCGATAAAGAATATACTGGACACCCTGAGAGCGCGGAACGTACGCATCTCGCTGAACGGAGAACGGCTCCAGGTAGAAGCAGCCCGGGGCGTTATCGACGAACAGCTCAGGCAGTTGATTAAAGACAATAAAGAGGCCCTGGTAGCCTATATCCGGCAGGTTATGCGGCAGGAAGATATCACTATTCAGCCTGCCCCGATGGCAACTTCCTATCCGCTATCTTCTTCACAGCGGAGGCTGTGGATATTGTCACAACTGGAAGCAGATGATACAGCCTATCATATTGCTGTAGGATATCGTTTTGAAGGAACGCTGGAAGTGCAGGCACTCGAAAAAGCCTTTCAGCGGCTGATCGAAAGACATGAAATACTGAGGACCGTGTTCCGGGTGCAGGAAGACGGAGAGCCGGTGCAGGTAGTGCTTCCTGCGGAGCATAGCGGCTTCTCCCTGTTGCAGGATGATCTGCGCGACAGGCATGACAAAGATGAGGAAATCCGGAAACGGCTAAACGAAGCGCTGATGGTCCCGTTTACGCTGACAACACCTCCATTGCTTCGCGCGGGGCTGTACAGGACAGCCGACGACCAATGGACATTGCTGGCGGTCATACACCATATTGTCAGCGATGCATGGTCTATGAATATACTGATGCAGGAGCTGATGCAGTTTTATTTTGCTGAAAGCAACGGCGGACCGGCAACTACACCATTGAAGATACAATACAAAGACTACGCGTCGTGGCAACAGCAGCAATTGCTGCATGGCGGTTTTGACGAGCACAGAGCATACTGGCTTTCACAATTTGAACAAGGGGCTCCTGTACTGCGCTTGCGGGGCGACCGCCCGCGGCCGGAGACAAAAAACTATCATGGCGGAACGGTCCGGAAAGAAATCAGTCACCGGTTGATACAGCCGCTGAAGACGCTGACACAGGAAAATGGCACCACGCTTTTTGCTGGCCTGCTCGCCACAGTACAGGTGCTTCTTTCCCGGTATACCGGTCAGCGGGAAATGGTGCTGGGTACGCTGGTGGCTGGAAGAACGCATGCAGACCTCGAAGATCAGATAGGCTTTTATGTAAACACAATAGCTTTGCGTTTGCCGCTGGATGCGGAGAAAGGCTTCCGGCAGCTGTTGGCCGCGATGAAGCAGACCTTGTCGGGTGCATACAAATACCAGGATTACCCCTTTGATGAATTGGTAAAAACACTTGGAGCATCCCGCGATGCCAGCCGTCATCCTCTGTTTGACGTATTGGTGGTTTTACAGGACGCAACACCGCTGACGGAGAAGAAAACGGGAGTGACGGACCAACTGAATGTAACCTTATACGACCTGCCGTTAACCCGGAATACCAGTAAGTTTGACCTGTCGTTTGATTTTGTGGAAACAGCGGCAGGGCTCATGCTCACCATAGAATACAACAGCGATATTTACCTGCCGGCCAGTATTTACAGGATGGGCGATCACCTGGAAAAGTTATTGGAAGTCCTGTTACAGTCGCCTGATCATGCCGTAGGGAAAGCAGATTACCTGACGGAAAATGAAAAACAGGCGCTGATAGCTCAGGCCGGACATGCGGCCGCCGATTATTTTATGGCAAAGCAACAAATACAGCTGGCGGAAACAGCCAGATAA